ACGAACAAACAGGCGATCCTATTGCCACGGGAAGACCGAGAGTAGAACGCTTCGAAGCACTCCTTCTCGCGGTCGCTGTACTGCCAGTCGGCCTTATCGTACAGCGTCAGGGTGaacttgctgttgctgctgtctgctTCCGCTTTCAGATCGTAGCTGGCCTCGGGCGGTAGAAAGGCCAGCTTCGAGGCGATCCGTCCCGGGCACGGGGGGCAGCAAAACAGGCAGCACAGCTCGCTGAAGCTCAAACCGTTCATCTTCTTTTTGTCGTCGCCTGGCGCGTTCGTATCCGCTTCCGTCGCCGTGGCGTTCACCTCGTCGTCCCGGGGCGCGCTGCTCACAACCGCGGAGGCGTTCCTGTCGCTGGGTCGGTTTTTCCGGTCTCGTTCCAGTTTGACGCTCGAGAGTTTTCCACCgttcagcaccaccaccaccaccaccaccaccccgaacCGCGGCCGAATAAGAACAATCGACTTTTCCGGACAGTTACGCGGTGCGTCCACGATATACGGgggattttttcttctttcccaccacaccacctccTCTGTGTCTTCGCTCGCTTCTTCGCCTCACGTTCACGGTACGCACCGCGCGAAAGGCGTTTTTGGTTGGTGGCCGAAACGGGTCAAACACCGTACAcacagctgctgcaaccgctAGGGCTTTTGTTCACCTCCTCTTCCACCGATGCGCACCGAGATGAAGATCACACAATTGCACTCTCTAACTTCGGCAACCCGGACAAATCAGGACAAAAGACCAACGATTACCTTGACTGAGTGTCTACACATTTAATATTATCACATTTAAGAAATTAACGATTAGTGCAACCGAAACGCGAAAAGTCCACCTGTGAGTCGAggacgtttttgttttgctgtgaagaagcaaaaattTCACACTtttgcactcacacacacgcacttctTCTGACGTCAACTGTCAAACAGCCTGTCATCGCGATGGTGAAGGCGGGTCCCCAAAAATCGCAAGGtggttatttttttaaaaaataaattttctaaatatttttgagcaacagcaatcgatACAATAGCAGATGATTTTGATGAAcacagaaaacaaagaaaaagacGATTGAAAAAATTACACGTAACGACATACGGTTATTTTATTTACATCAGCTGCAGCGAACACATTTCTCTACGATTATTTCGAAGTAATCGTCGCCGTTTTTTGCATGCAGCAGCTGCGATCTGCGCTACACTTGTAGACTGAAATCGGACAACAGCTGTTTAGTCTGTGGCTTGAGCTCCAACGCAACCGCATGCGTGTCcgtttttatgaaattttttgtatgggatttgacagaAAAATTACTGCTATGAAGACGCATGTgtgttttccacgaaaaatcaaaaaacccctgccagacggagcgtaaatttacccgtaaatttacgcttcgtgtggcacggGCCAATGCAAaaacgtttatttttaacccTTATGTGCTTATTTCCGTGAGGCGTTAGTTGACTCACTATGGGAAAAAATCTCACTTTTCTTCATACTGAGTGGTCATATGggtataataaaaaaaaagaagcggaaaaCGCGCCAAATTTGCCGCATCGGAGTCGCAATTTAGTAATCGTTGGTGTTTTGTCGTGATTTAGAAACATGTCGTCCCAGGGCGAAAGACCCCCACGCAGTGCGAAAACTACCATCCATTCCCTACCCGAGGAGGTAAGCAAGAAACTATAATGTTTGAATACAACCGGGTTTCTCTTAACGTTGTACCTTTCCTACAGGTCATGTGCATGATTTTTGATTGGTTGGATATTTACGGTGTGAAATTCGCTTCTCTTACTTGCCATCGATGGAACAATATCATATTTATGAGTAATTATGTGTCACGATTTAAGCTGAAACTTGATAGGAACAAGGATGGTGTGACCAAGTCGAAACGGTGCTACAGAAATGTGGTATGGTTCATAAACGACCAAGATTCGCTATAGTTATGGGGCACTCTTCATCCCAAAATCACGAACAGTCTTTACTCGCTGGAGATTTCATGTGACGATAAGCAGCGTATGGCTTCGACGATTGCATTGATATCGGACGCAATTCCGTCAATGACGcagcttcgttcgctttccttAAGAGATTACAACACAGATTCCCTTGATCAAGACATCATACCAACTCTTCGCAGCAAGTCTATTAGTCATCTAATTTTATCCAATTTTAAGATTCGAGTGGATATGCCCGAGTTGCAATCGTTGGTGGGAAATTTTTCCACATTAACTACGCTAGATGAATGCACCCAGCCAACTACGCTCGCTAAGCTGAAGGAACTTATTGTATTGCCTTATGACATGTATATGCCAGAGAACATATCGGTAGCAGCTATCAAATCAATCTTCCGGCGATTGACAAACATAGAGAAATTGAAATGGCGTAATACCGTTAATTATGAAATCTTCAATGCAATATGCGATATCTGTACACCGCTAAAGGAACTTGTCATCGATTATGATTTGCTCTATTTCAACGCatcaaatttaaacaaactaaCACATCTTCGAAGACTTCGACCTTCGTGTTCTTCGAATGCTTTGGCAGAATCATACAGTAATAAATTCATTATTGATTTGTCAAAATTAACGCTAATGGAGCATATAGAATTGCCATGGGATGAAGGGCATACTTTTAAACTCCCCACATCGCTTAAAAGCCTTGAGGTGTGTATTGGCAATAATAACAGAGAAAATAGTATTCAAACAATCATTAACTGTGGTGCGCACTTGAAAGAGCTAAAGGTAGTGATTCAAGATTACAATCCCGACGATTCGGATTACGAAGAACCTATTGAATTGTTGAAAGCGTTGTCATCTCTAAAACATCTTGAAATTCTCGATTTCAATGGCGGCCTTTTTCAGGAATCTAGTTTCCTACGTATGAACGCGCCTCTGGTTCGTCTGCACAAACTGCGATTCGATATGGCCAAATTACAGTCGTCTAAACCTGTTCGTAAAATCGGAGGAATGTCAAATGCGATGCTTACCTTCCGCGGGCTGAAGGAAAAGTTCCCCAACTTAAAAAAACCGGAATTTTCATGCTGTAGATTGATCACAGGAAGGCGTAGAAGTGGCTCAGAATGAAAGCACCACAGGAGAAATTAGAGTTGCTACTAATAGTTCAGGACAAGCTTATTTCGCTTTGAAATGCATAAGAATAGAACTTGTTGGAATATTCTCTCACAGAACGAAGTTTAACATAGGTTTATGAAAGCAATacttaaatgaaatgaaattcgcCGTGGTATACAATAAAACGGAGTCGTATTGGAATGTTCGGAGAATtcctgttttccgttttgagTATCATAAATATCTTAGCAGCTCATACTATCAGATCACGATCTGCGACTTAGAATACGGTTACGAAGCGATCGTAGGAAAGGATCGTAGTGCCatgatttaaacaaaaaataaacactcTATTTGTGAGTCTGCATAGCAAGGGTCGCTGGTAGATTattgatgatggaaaaatTATTCCGAAAGAGTTGGACTTGTGAACTCCTTCAAGCTTGTCGAAGACAATCTAAACTGCGTGAGTGAAATGGTGAGTAAATACTTATAAGTTAAattacttttccttttttgccaaAGGACGTGCAATATACACTTCGTTCATTTCCCTAGTCGTATTAATGGCCACCAATAGAACTGCGCTTCGTAACAACCTGTGTTGGGGtgattcattttccaaatccCACTAGAGTTGTATCCGGTATCTGCTAAAATAAGCAATGTTCATattgcgaaatgaaataaagtaaCATCGTAAAATTACGTTCGTCTGTGCATGACGTTTGACTGGTGGTAGAAAAAACCCTTGTCTTCCCTTCCTTAGTAAAGCACATCGCCTTTGTGTTTGGGATGGATGTTCC
This sequence is a window from Anopheles darlingi chromosome 3, idAnoDarlMG_H_01, whole genome shotgun sequence. Protein-coding genes within it:
- the LOC125956447 gene encoding uncharacterized protein LOC125956447 isoform X2 — encoded protein: MSSQGERPPRSAKTTIHSLPEEVMCMIFDWLDIYGVKFASLTCHRWNNIIFMSNYVSRFKLKLDRNKDGVTKSKRCYRNVVWFINDQDSL
- the LOC125956447 gene encoding uncharacterized protein LOC125956447 isoform X1 is translated as MASTIALISDAIPSMTQLRSLSLRDYNTDSLDQDIIPTLRSKSISHLILSNFKIRVDMPELQSLVGNFSTLTTLDECTQPTTLAKLKELIVLPYDMYMPENISVAAIKSIFRRLTNIEKLKWRNTVNYEIFNAICDICTPLKELVIDYDLLYFNASNLNKLTHLRRLRPSCSSNALAESYSNKFIIDLSKLTLMEHIELPWDEGHTFKLPTSLKSLEVCIGNNNRENSIQTIINCGAHLKELKVVIQDYNPDDSDYEEPIELLKALSSLKHLEILDFNGGLFQESSFLRMNAPLVRLHKLRFDMAKLQSSKPVRKIGGMSNAMLTFRGLKEKFPNLKKPEFSCCRLITGRRRSGSE